In Desulfomicrobium macestii, a single window of DNA contains:
- a CDS encoding ATP-binding protein produces MNLPFFSPDPIWARELLLVGYQLFPCSLIPLHGRLTVLSGNNGVGKTTLLDAIQTVILCHQQYISMNVASGQNDRSIIGQLRQRVAWAAIGIAGHEEVTAMGVRLAVRPSGEQLELSPFVLRRVPLQERLFLDPETSVITPDFQVLSRRILQANPTADYLPFERVDDYHSFLHEQGILPIPLMRTGKKKSFAGLWRQITQPRLTDLQAFLQDMLCPPPSGMKLTFSDVEKLMHDRRGVEERLKRLVRFRETRLKLEELRLSLDSARRESLAADLVVSSGRVQTLRQQEGRLRSEQEKAQQELAAQQTSLTGLEEQESGISAQRDLLQKQQSSLDAQLRRHKEYVAAGKDLALADKRLQAILTEQAGITEKYRVVVEEVTAGTAKRTELLVEREKMAGQETQLAKDVKAWRSFEADLTKAAEILGRKVASAFDVVEAWNEWDGPFQELRLLPTWKEQLTELRRRTKRHEEALLLWNGLVAANAVTDPPKREDVEARLRATKDDVIRLSLKEEKLVAERARIQELRDTLAQGLPPLPPEAQRMVDQGLADPVAMDFDQLDVQEAAAWQTRLGPFALAIRPREGAKILDKLEGSDRVFVVTSEAGEEDWASRAPAVGGRGALAWYEPQGPVWLSSRARAEQLIALARELDECDATMARLKTDMASQRALEERLAAVLGVWDALCDRESVVLEEALAKRVRVVSESQARTKACHDCVEKLKNRIQAFELAESPAQLDSVRARIAELERDVKALEEGLVRLRASQEEFQKRQSELERERRESENSRTKAQAQRESLEKDEPLDVLEGCVDFTQAELMARRVAELTKELASIKGKIRAGAEQLGKLRADVQNRSTTLNDMSGKLRHAIQEMEQATVHWSRYYPAEDPAALHGDWTEARRDKARQAWAEARVALSGQLELVCREYGQELAMPRDREPDQLVGDVLTMLLPPDVELDREEDKLKALRDELAKIEGKLRGYVEAIRNNVDADIRALTRKLQRINDILSNLGFGKVRKVYLEKVHEPAYEGLKHLRGTGQLSLFSSGTAVGLREFLDQIREIIARHAKGAQLEDDQITDYRTYVRLRWAIEDDEGRERRSGFSSGEGLGINLAICLSLLFYEGSDSGQHRGSGILLMALDEAERLDERAMNTVRDLLDRVECQLVLALPRMLNISDSLTHILTSLPQGVTHVGVYVPQAAETVAAVSEDSGHVGEVE; encoded by the coding sequence ATGAACCTGCCCTTTTTCAGCCCTGATCCGATCTGGGCCCGGGAGCTGCTCCTGGTTGGGTATCAGCTCTTCCCTTGCAGCTTGATTCCCCTGCACGGACGCCTGACAGTCTTGTCCGGCAATAACGGCGTGGGTAAGACCACGCTCCTCGACGCCATCCAGACCGTGATCCTCTGCCACCAGCAGTACATATCCATGAATGTGGCATCGGGCCAGAACGACCGCTCCATCATCGGCCAGCTGCGCCAGCGCGTGGCCTGGGCGGCCATCGGCATCGCCGGGCACGAGGAGGTCACGGCCATGGGTGTGCGTCTGGCCGTGCGTCCCAGCGGCGAGCAGCTCGAGCTTTCACCCTTTGTGCTGCGGCGCGTGCCGCTTCAAGAACGCCTGTTCCTCGACCCTGAGACCAGCGTTATCACTCCGGATTTCCAGGTCCTGTCGCGCAGGATTCTGCAGGCTAACCCCACAGCCGACTACCTGCCCTTCGAGCGAGTGGATGATTACCACTCCTTCCTGCACGAGCAGGGCATCCTGCCCATCCCGCTCATGCGGACCGGCAAGAAGAAGAGTTTTGCCGGACTGTGGCGTCAGATCACGCAACCGCGTCTGACGGACCTGCAGGCATTTCTGCAGGACATGCTCTGCCCGCCGCCATCGGGTATGAAGTTGACTTTCAGTGATGTGGAAAAGCTGATGCACGATCGTCGCGGCGTGGAGGAGCGGCTTAAGCGGCTGGTCCGGTTCCGGGAGACACGGCTCAAACTCGAGGAGCTGCGCCTTTCTCTGGATAGCGCGCGCCGGGAGAGTCTGGCCGCCGACCTGGTGGTCTCTTCGGGACGTGTCCAGACCCTGCGGCAGCAGGAGGGCAGGCTGCGGTCGGAACAGGAAAAGGCCCAGCAGGAACTCGCCGCGCAGCAGACGTCTCTGACCGGGCTGGAGGAACAGGAATCCGGGATTTCCGCCCAACGCGACCTGCTGCAGAAACAGCAGTCGTCCTTGGATGCCCAGCTGCGCAGGCACAAGGAATACGTGGCCGCAGGCAAGGATCTGGCCCTGGCAGACAAGCGTCTTCAGGCCATTCTCACCGAGCAGGCGGGCATCACGGAGAAATATCGCGTCGTCGTAGAGGAGGTCACTGCCGGCACTGCCAAGCGCACAGAGCTTTTGGTTGAACGGGAGAAGATGGCCGGGCAGGAAACCCAACTGGCCAAGGACGTGAAAGCCTGGCGGAGCTTCGAGGCCGACCTGACCAAGGCTGCTGAAATTTTGGGCCGCAAGGTCGCCTCGGCCTTCGATGTCGTCGAGGCCTGGAACGAGTGGGACGGGCCTTTTCAAGAGCTGCGTCTTCTGCCTACGTGGAAGGAGCAGTTGACAGAGCTACGCCGCCGCACAAAGCGCCATGAAGAAGCCTTGCTGCTATGGAATGGTCTGGTTGCCGCGAACGCCGTGACCGATCCTCCCAAGCGTGAGGACGTTGAGGCCAGGCTGCGCGCCACCAAGGATGACGTCATCCGCCTGAGTCTCAAGGAAGAGAAGCTTGTGGCCGAGCGCGCCCGCATTCAGGAACTGCGCGACACCTTGGCTCAGGGCCTTCCGCCCCTGCCACCCGAGGCGCAGCGTATGGTCGACCAGGGCTTGGCCGATCCCGTGGCCATGGACTTCGATCAGCTTGACGTTCAGGAGGCCGCAGCGTGGCAGACGCGTCTTGGCCCCTTTGCCCTGGCCATTCGCCCCAGGGAGGGCGCCAAGATTCTGGACAAGCTGGAAGGATCGGACAGGGTTTTCGTGGTCACCTCCGAGGCCGGGGAGGAGGACTGGGCGAGCCGCGCTCCCGCTGTCGGCGGGCGGGGCGCTCTGGCCTGGTACGAGCCGCAGGGCCCGGTCTGGCTATCCAGCCGCGCACGGGCGGAGCAGCTCATCGCCCTGGCCCGGGAACTGGATGAATGCGATGCCACCATGGCCCGCCTCAAGACCGACATGGCTTCCCAGCGGGCCCTGGAAGAGCGTTTGGCCGCGGTGCTCGGGGTTTGGGACGCTCTGTGCGACCGGGAGAGTGTGGTGCTTGAGGAGGCACTGGCCAAGCGGGTCCGTGTAGTGTCCGAAAGCCAGGCCCGGACCAAGGCCTGCCATGACTGCGTCGAGAAGCTTAAAAATCGCATTCAGGCCTTTGAGCTGGCGGAAAGCCCGGCGCAGCTCGACTCCGTGCGTGCCAGGATAGCGGAGCTTGAGCGGGACGTGAAAGCTTTGGAAGAGGGCTTGGTGCGGTTGCGCGCCAGTCAGGAAGAATTTCAGAAACGTCAGTCCGAACTTGAGCGGGAGCGGCGGGAGTCCGAGAATTCAAGGACCAAAGCCCAAGCCCAGCGCGAGAGCCTGGAAAAAGACGAGCCTCTCGATGTCCTGGAGGGCTGCGTCGATTTTACCCAGGCCGAACTCATGGCGCGGCGGGTGGCGGAGCTGACCAAGGAGCTGGCTTCCATCAAGGGGAAAATCCGCGCCGGAGCTGAGCAACTGGGCAAGTTGCGGGCCGATGTGCAGAACCGGTCTACCACCCTGAACGACATGTCCGGCAAGCTTCGCCATGCTATCCAGGAAATGGAGCAGGCCACTGTCCATTGGAGCCGGTACTATCCGGCCGAAGATCCCGCCGCCCTCCACGGAGACTGGACCGAGGCCAGGCGGGACAAGGCCCGGCAGGCCTGGGCCGAAGCCAGGGTGGCCCTGTCCGGACAACTGGAGCTTGTCTGCCGGGAATACGGCCAGGAGTTGGCCATGCCCCGGGACAGGGAACCCGATCAGCTGGTGGGCGATGTGCTGACCATGCTGCTACCTCCCGATGTGGAGCTTGATCGCGAGGAAGATAAGCTCAAGGCCTTACGCGACGAACTGGCGAAGATCGAAGGCAAGCTGCGCGGGTACGTGGAAGCGATCCGCAACAATGTGGACGCCGATATCCGCGCCCTGACCCGCAAGCTGCAGAGGATCAACGACATCCTCTCCAACCTGGGATTTGGCAAGGTGCGCAAGGTGTATCTCGAGAAAGTGCACGAGCCCGCCTATGAGGGGCTCAAACATCTGCGGGGCACTGGTCAGCTGTCGCTGTTTTCGTCTGGAACGGCGGTGGGCCTCCGTGAATTCCTGGATCAGATTCGGGAGATCATCGCTCGTCACGCCAAGGGCGCGCAGCTCGAAGACGACCAGATCACGGATTACCGCACCTATGTCCGCCTGCGCTGGGCCATCGAGGACGACGAAGGCCGCGAGCGCCGCAGCGGTTTTTCCAGTGGCGAGGGTCTGGGCATCAATTTGGCCATCTGCCTGAGCCTGCTTTTTTATGAAGGCTCGGACTCGGGCCAGCATCGCGGCAGCGGCATCCTGCTCATGGCCCTGGACGAGGCCGAGCGTCTTGACGAGCGGGCTATGAACACCGTGCGCGACCTGCTGGACAGAGTGGAGTGCCAGCTGGTGCTGGCCTTGCCCAGGATGCTCAATATCTCCGACTCGCTGACCCATATCCTCACATCGCTGCCCCAGGGCGTGACCCATGTGGGCGTCTACGTCCCGCAGGCGGCGGAAACGGTTGCCGCAGTAAGCGAAGATTCCGGACATGTTGGGGAGGTTGAGTGA
- a CDS encoding condensin complex protein MksE, whose protein sequence is MSDVPIQDLMPDEGDGNVLFASPALSRRIIHSLQRGEHIDPFMGPEFRFLDRNQSDWEDFFAFLGYRLCRSDLGGESFFYLKPDSGMVKAERLSRGATFLGIFLAWHFVTEGVDGQESVPAADLAGRILSNFDFNMLVPVFLPVRGRGRQRVETEQNRDRMIDAIRTFLNELARYRFVELRPSVRAEWRDLLVYRLPGLQRFLEVSRNALLHQGSEATDLLGVVKTLWAGFETEPENDDSDDAAEDE, encoded by the coding sequence ATGTCTGACGTCCCGATTCAAGATCTCATGCCCGACGAGGGCGACGGCAACGTTCTGTTCGCATCTCCGGCCCTGTCCCGGCGCATCATCCACAGCCTGCAGCGCGGAGAGCATATCGACCCCTTCATGGGGCCCGAGTTCCGCTTTTTGGACCGCAACCAGTCGGACTGGGAGGATTTCTTTGCTTTCCTGGGATACAGGCTGTGCCGCAGCGACCTGGGCGGGGAAAGTTTCTTCTATCTCAAGCCCGACTCGGGGATGGTCAAGGCCGAACGACTCAGCCGCGGGGCGACCTTCCTGGGCATCTTCTTGGCCTGGCATTTCGTGACCGAAGGGGTGGACGGCCAGGAGTCGGTCCCGGCCGCCGACCTGGCGGGGCGGATTCTCTCGAACTTCGATTTCAACATGCTGGTCCCGGTCTTTCTGCCCGTGCGCGGGCGCGGCCGGCAGCGGGTCGAGACGGAGCAGAACCGCGACAGGATGATCGACGCCATCCGCACCTTCCTGAACGAGCTGGCTCGCTACCGATTCGTGGAGCTCCGTCCGTCGGTGCGGGCGGAGTGGCGGGATCTTCTGGTCTACCGCCTGCCGGGCCTGCAGCGTTTTCTGGAAGTGAGCCGCAACGCCCTCCTGCATCAAGGCAGCGAGGCGACCGACCTGCTTGGCGTGGTCAAAACCCTGTGGGCCGGGTTCGAGACCGAACCGGAAAACGATGACAGCGACGACGCGGCGGAGGATGAATGA